TCTGAAAAAATAATAACCGTCTTCTTTAGTAACTGACTTTGAAGCTTCATCGCCCCAAATAAGTTTAACAGGGAATTCTTCTCCCTTTGTATTTGCCAATGCAAATTTAAATATTGGACATATTTTCATAACTATTTTTTTAAATTATTTGTATTTCATTAATTTCTACGATCAGCACCCGTTAATACGAAGTAATTACACATCTCACGCAGACGACTGATTACCCTGTCGCCATATTTGGCAATATTGTCATTGTCATTTATCATATTGTTTGATGTTATAAGTGTGATACATCGCTTATTATCCCCCCTATGTTCAAGAATCTCCCGCAATACGTTGTTTCGATTTCCCATAAACATAGTTTCGGTTTGTTCTGCCCCTAAATCTTGAATAAACAAAATTGGGGCTTCTTTATAAGCTTTAATTTCGCCGCTATCCTTAAATTCATCACATATTGATTGGGCTCTTACACAGTTGCCTGTAAGCATCTTAATATCATCACCATATCCAAATAGAATACCTATACGCAATGCCACTTCGCAAATAATCTCAAGCAATATGCTTTTCCCGCTGCCTGTAGAGCCTGCAATATAGATTCCCTTTTGAAGATTACCATCAATAATACTTCTGTCATTAGGGTTTAAACACTTGAAGTTTTGACCTATAAGCCACAAAAGAGTATTCTCATAAGTGAATCTATTTTTGTTATCAATAACAAAATGTGGAAATTTATCTTTTCCGATAGCAGTTACAAGTCGCATAATTTCACTAAGTTGGCAATTATATTGACGGCGCTGTACTGCCCTTTCTGTTTTTTCTTCGTGGATATTTTTTATCAATTCATCAATTCTGCTCATAATTTTTCCATTTATCGTTAACATTCAAACTTTCTTTCTTTTTATCGGAACTTTTTCTTTCTTTGTTATCAAAATTACCCTCAAGAATTTTTGTCCAATTCGTGGAATTCTCAAAAATCCAATCAAATGTAACAATCCAAGAATTTTTGTTTTCCCCTTGCAAGAAGTCTGATTTTTTGATTTTTTCAATAATTTCCCTAAAAGTCTTTTCTTGAATTTCTACACTATCTCCAAATTCCGAAAGGCGTAACTTAACTTTGTTTTTTCTTTTTTCATTAAGTTTTTTAATTTTGGGAATTGACAGTGGCAAGTCGGAATTGAAAATTTCGACAATATCCTGTAAAGGATATAAATCTAATTTTATATTATTTAATTTTATATTATCTACTTTTATATTATCTAATATCATATTATTGCTATCGGAGGCTATTGGGGTGGCTATAGGGTGGCTATCAGTATTTGATAGGGTGGCTATAGGGTGGCTATTCCCACCCTTATTCCACCTCTTTTCTGCTCCCTTTTTTCCGCTGTCAGACAATACTTTAGTTTTAATATTTCTTTCTTCCATTCGCCGACAGAAACTCTCAGAGTAAAAGCATTTACCGTCATCGGTAAAATCAAACAATCCAAAATCTTCAACAATTGATTTCACCTTGTCGGTTTCAGTACGTAATTCATAAGCGATAATATCATAATTTCTTATGCTCATGTAGTCAGGCTCGTCTCTCAACCGTTCAAGTATCATAAAATAAATTCCATATCCCTCTATTCCGAACTTCATTCTTACAGAAATAAGTTCAACGGAGTTCCTGGCATTGCTGTCATGTGGGAAATAACTATTCATGTCGTTTATTTTGATCGTAGCCAACGATATTCTTATCTTCGTTAGGAATATAGAAGCCATCCTTATACGTAAATTCAATGTTATCCTCGTTAGAAGTGTAGAAACCCGCTCTATGTTTAGAAATTGGGCAAATTCCCTTGCGGACAAGAAACAATCTATCATTCTTTTTAAATTCCCTTACGTACCTGCAAATATTCGCTCGATAAATTCCTGTTTCTTGTGCTACCATCAACATGGTCTTGGGTGATTGAGAAAAAGATTTGAAGACTATTTGCATTTGTGTAGCAAAATACCTATCTTTGTCATAAGAAAATAGCCCTTGCTTATTGGCGGGGCATTTTTTTTGATTATTCATGTTTACCGCCTTTCATACAATATGATGTTGCTTCTTGCTCGACTTCATCAGCGGTTTTAATTCGATGTTGCAACATCCATTTTGTTAGTTCCTCTTTGTCAAAATATGTAAACTTGCCCCCATCCGATTTATAGTAAGGGATTTTCTTTGAACATACCAATTTATAGAGGTGACTTTTGCTCAAACCTGTGAAAAGGCTTGCGTCGTTCATTGTTAGAGCTTCTTTAACTCCTAACATTGTGAGTTGTCTTATTTCTTGCAACTCGTTAATAATATT
Above is a window of Bacteroidales bacterium DNA encoding:
- a CDS encoding helix-turn-helix domain-containing protein, whose product is MQEIRQLTMLGVKEALTMNDASLFTGLSKSHLYKLVCSKKIPYYKSDGGKFTYFDKEELTKWMLQHRIKTADEVEQEATSYCMKGGKHE
- a CDS encoding DUF4373 domain-containing protein, with amino-acid sequence MNSYFPHDSNARNSVELISVRMKFGIEGYGIYFMILERLRDEPDYMSIRNYDIIAYELRTETDKVKSIVEDFGLFDFTDDGKCFYSESFCRRMEERNIKTKVLSDSGKKGAEKRWNKGGNSHPIATLSNTDSHPIATPIASDSNNMILDNIKVDNIKLNNIKLDLYPLQDIVEIFNSDLPLSIPKIKKLNEKRKNKVKLRLSEFGDSVEIQEKTFREIIEKIKKSDFLQGENKNSWIVTFDWIFENSTNWTKILEGNFDNKERKSSDKKKESLNVNDKWKNYEQN